The following coding sequences lie in one Mycobacterium gordonae genomic window:
- a CDS encoding alpha/beta hydrolase family protein, giving the protein MRTVEYAPGRLADVFGDPARPTILVWHGMQSDARAAVRPLAATLADYGAAVVVPDWNSHADDGGRADLLRSVDFARERATGAILLVGWSLGGAAAAGLTLDAQHHNVEISHTVCLAGAFMANDPISGIPVTELVSADHIGAPFTLLHGLADDVVPVSASRRFAAALENVGWPVDLLGLTADHGTIAGAEYDAVADRYVSGDGDQAQRVTREVAARIAVLARPEV; this is encoded by the coding sequence GTGCGAACGGTGGAGTATGCCCCAGGGCGCCTGGCCGATGTCTTCGGCGATCCGGCGCGACCGACGATTCTGGTGTGGCATGGCATGCAGAGCGACGCCCGCGCCGCCGTCCGGCCGCTGGCCGCGACATTGGCCGATTATGGCGCCGCCGTGGTGGTGCCGGACTGGAATTCTCACGCCGACGACGGCGGACGCGCCGACCTGCTGCGATCGGTCGACTTCGCCCGCGAGCGGGCTACGGGCGCAATCCTGCTCGTCGGATGGTCCTTGGGTGGCGCTGCCGCAGCGGGCCTGACCCTGGATGCGCAGCACCACAACGTGGAGATCTCCCACACTGTGTGCCTCGCCGGAGCCTTCATGGCGAACGACCCGATTTCCGGAATACCGGTGACAGAACTCGTGTCCGCTGACCACATCGGCGCGCCGTTCACCTTGTTGCACGGGTTGGCTGACGACGTGGTCCCGGTCAGCGCCAGTCGCAGGTTCGCCGCGGCGCTCGAGAACGTCGGCTGGCCGGTGGACCTGCTGGGGCTGACGGCTGATCACGGGACGATCGCCGGTGCCGAGTATGACGCGGTCGCTGACCGCTACGTGTCGGGTGACGGCGACCAGGCGCAACGGGTGACGCGGGAGGTCGCGGCGCGCATCGCAGTGCTTGCCCGCCCCGAAGTTTAG
- a CDS encoding precorrin-8X methylmutase, translated as MLDYIRDAAEIYRQSFATIRAEADLSRFPADVERVVVRLIHTCGQVDVADHVAFTDDVVTRARAALRAGAPVLCDSSMVAAGITRARLPAGNEVVSLVADPRAAGLAVEQGTTRSAAAVDVWAEELDGAVVAIGNAPTALFRLLELVDDGVRPPAAVLGGPVGFVGSAQSKQELIARPRGMAYLLVQGRRGGSAMAAAAVNAIATERE; from the coding sequence GTGCTCGACTACATCCGCGATGCTGCGGAGATCTACCGGCAGTCGTTCGCGACCATCCGCGCCGAAGCCGACCTCAGCCGATTTCCCGCCGATGTCGAACGCGTGGTGGTCCGCCTGATCCACACCTGCGGGCAGGTCGACGTCGCTGACCACGTCGCCTTCACCGACGACGTCGTCACCAGGGCGCGTGCCGCTTTGCGGGCAGGCGCGCCGGTGCTGTGCGACTCGTCGATGGTGGCCGCCGGGATCACCAGGGCGCGGCTGCCGGCCGGCAACGAGGTGGTGTCGTTGGTGGCCGATCCGCGCGCGGCCGGTTTGGCCGTCGAGCAAGGAACCACCCGTTCGGCCGCCGCGGTGGACGTATGGGCGGAGGAGCTGGATGGGGCGGTCGTCGCCATCGGCAACGCACCGACCGCACTGTTCCGCCTGCTGGAGCTCGTCGACGACGGCGTTCGGCCGCCGGCGGCCGTGCTGGGCGGACCGGTCGGTTTCGTCGGCTCCGCCCAATCCAAGCAGGAACTCATCGCACGCCCGCGCGGGATGGCGTATCTGCTGGTGCAGGGCCGTCGCGGCGGCAGTGCCATGGCCGCCGCAGCCGTCAACGCGATAGCGACCGAACGCGAATGA
- the cobN gene encoding cobaltochelatase subunit CobN yields MVEPTVLLLSTSDTDLISARSSEKNYRWANPARLSDVELPDLLAEASIVVVRILGGYRAWEDGIETVLASGVPTVLVSGEQAADADLTGRSTVAAGIAVQTHIYLAHGGVDNIRQLHAFLSDTVLMTGFGFTPPVATPTWGVLERPSVPTTGQTIAVLYYRAQQLAGNTAYVEALCQAIERAGGRALPVYCASLRTAEPELLDTLRSADAMVVTVLAAGGVKPAAASAGGDDDSWNVEHLAALDIPILQGLCLTSSRAQWSDNDDGLSPLDVATQVAVPEFDGRIITVPFSFKEIDDDGLISYVADPERCDRVAGLAVRHAWLRRVAPADKRVALVFSAYPTKHARIGNAVGLDTPASAIALLRAMRDAGYQVGDLPGVESGDGDALIHALIERGGQDPDWLTEAQLAGNPVRVSAAGYREWFATLPTDLTDAVTRHWGPPPGELFVDRSNDPDGEIVIAAMQSGNLVLMVQPPRGFGENPVAIYHDPDLPPSHHYLAAYHWLDAGFGSHAVVHLGKHGNLEWLPGKTLGMSAACGSDAALGNLPLIYPFLVNDPGEGTQAKRRAHAVLVDHLIPPMARAETYGDIARLEQLLDEHANVAALDPAKLPAIRQQIWTLIRAAKMDHDLGLTERPEEDTFDDMLLHVDGWLCEIKDVQIRDGLHILGQKPTDEGELDLVLAILRARQLFGGAHALPGLRQALGLAEDGTDERLSVDQAEAAARGLVAALQETGWDPAAVDGLTDDADVAAVLRFAATEVVPRLAGTASEIEQVLRALDGRFIPSGPSGSPLRGLVNVLPTGRNFYSVDPKAVPSRLAWEAGVALADSLLQRYRADHGQWPQSVGLSVWGTSAMRTAGDDIAEVLALLGVRPVWDDASRRVVDLAAIPLAELERPRIDVTVRISGFFRDAFPHVVTMLDDAVRLVAALDEPEEDNYVRAHAQADLAQHGDQRRATTRIFGSKPGTYGAGLLQLIDSRNWRDDADLAQVYTAWGGFAYGRNLDGREAVDDMNRQYRRIAVAAKNTDTREHDIADSDDYFQYHGGMVATVRALTGQAPAAYIGDNTRPDAIRTRTLSEETTRVFRARVVNPRWMSAMRRHGYKGAFEMAATVDYLFGYDATAGVMADWMYEQLSERYVLDPENRKFMDESNPWALHGMAERLLEAAGRGMWAEPQPDTLDGLRQVLLETEGDLEG; encoded by the coding sequence GTGGTTGAGCCAACCGTCCTGCTGCTGTCGACATCCGATACCGACCTGATCAGCGCCCGGTCCAGTGAAAAGAACTATCGGTGGGCCAACCCGGCGCGGCTGTCCGATGTCGAACTCCCCGACCTGTTGGCCGAAGCCTCGATTGTGGTGGTGCGGATCTTGGGGGGCTACCGCGCCTGGGAGGACGGCATCGAGACCGTGCTGGCCAGCGGCGTGCCCACCGTGCTGGTCAGTGGCGAGCAGGCCGCAGACGCCGACCTGACCGGTCGCTCTACGGTCGCGGCCGGCATCGCGGTGCAGACGCACATCTACCTGGCTCACGGGGGCGTCGACAATATCCGCCAATTGCACGCGTTCTTGTCCGACACGGTGCTGATGACCGGGTTCGGGTTCACGCCGCCGGTGGCCACCCCTACCTGGGGGGTGTTGGAGCGTCCGTCGGTTCCGACGACGGGTCAGACGATCGCGGTGCTCTACTACCGCGCCCAGCAGCTGGCCGGTAACACCGCCTACGTCGAGGCTCTGTGCCAGGCGATCGAACGGGCCGGCGGGCGTGCGCTGCCGGTCTACTGTGCCTCGCTGCGCACCGCCGAGCCTGAGCTGCTGGACACCCTACGGTCGGCCGACGCCATGGTGGTCACCGTGCTGGCGGCCGGGGGAGTCAAACCCGCGGCGGCGTCGGCCGGGGGAGATGATGACAGTTGGAACGTCGAACACCTTGCAGCGCTGGATATTCCGATCCTGCAGGGACTGTGCCTGACCAGTTCCCGAGCACAATGGAGTGACAACGACGACGGACTGAGTCCACTCGACGTCGCCACCCAGGTCGCGGTGCCCGAGTTCGACGGCCGCATCATCACAGTCCCGTTCTCGTTCAAGGAGATTGACGACGACGGATTGATCTCCTACGTCGCTGACCCGGAGCGCTGCGACCGGGTGGCGGGCCTGGCGGTCCGACACGCGTGGTTGCGGCGCGTCGCTCCCGCAGACAAGCGCGTGGCGCTGGTGTTCTCGGCCTACCCCACCAAGCACGCGCGCATCGGTAACGCCGTCGGCCTCGACACCCCAGCCAGCGCGATCGCCTTGCTGCGGGCGATGCGCGACGCGGGTTACCAGGTGGGCGATCTGCCCGGCGTCGAATCCGGCGACGGCGACGCGCTGATCCACGCACTGATCGAACGGGGCGGACAGGACCCGGACTGGCTCACCGAGGCGCAGTTGGCCGGCAACCCGGTCCGGGTGTCGGCTGCCGGCTACCGCGAGTGGTTCGCCACCCTGCCCACCGATTTGACCGACGCGGTAACCCGGCACTGGGGGCCCCCACCCGGAGAGCTGTTCGTCGACCGAAGCAACGATCCCGACGGCGAAATCGTCATCGCCGCAATGCAATCAGGCAATCTAGTGCTGATGGTGCAGCCGCCCCGCGGATTCGGCGAGAACCCCGTCGCCATCTACCACGACCCCGACCTGCCGCCCAGTCACCATTATCTGGCCGCCTACCACTGGTTGGATGCCGGCTTCGGATCACACGCCGTCGTGCACCTGGGCAAGCACGGAAATTTGGAATGGCTGCCAGGTAAGACGCTGGGCATGTCGGCGGCCTGCGGGTCGGACGCCGCACTGGGCAACCTGCCGTTGATCTACCCGTTCCTGGTCAACGACCCAGGCGAGGGCACCCAGGCCAAGCGCCGGGCGCACGCGGTCCTCGTCGACCATCTCATCCCGCCGATGGCCCGCGCCGAAACCTACGGCGACATCGCACGTCTCGAGCAGCTGCTCGACGAGCACGCCAACGTCGCCGCGCTGGACCCCGCCAAGCTGCCCGCCATCCGCCAGCAGATCTGGACGCTGATCCGGGCCGCCAAGATGGACCATGACCTCGGCCTGACCGAACGTCCGGAAGAAGACACCTTCGACGACATGCTGCTGCACGTCGACGGTTGGCTGTGCGAGATCAAAGACGTGCAGATCCGCGACGGCTTGCACATCCTCGGTCAAAAGCCAACGGATGAGGGCGAACTCGATCTGGTGCTGGCCATCCTGCGAGCTCGCCAGCTGTTCGGCGGCGCGCATGCGTTGCCGGGTTTGCGGCAAGCGCTCGGGCTGGCCGAGGACGGCACGGACGAACGGCTATCCGTCGACCAGGCGGAGGCCGCGGCACGCGGGCTGGTAGCGGCGCTGCAGGAAACCGGCTGGGACCCGGCGGCGGTCGACGGTCTCACCGACGACGCCGACGTCGCAGCGGTGCTGCGTTTTGCGGCCACCGAGGTGGTGCCCCGCCTGGCCGGCACTGCATCCGAGATCGAGCAGGTGCTGCGGGCACTCGACGGTCGGTTCATCCCGTCGGGACCCTCGGGATCGCCGTTGCGCGGACTGGTCAATGTGCTACCCACCGGACGGAATTTCTACTCCGTCGACCCGAAGGCGGTGCCCTCCCGGCTGGCCTGGGAAGCCGGCGTGGCGCTTGCCGATTCGTTGCTGCAACGCTACCGCGCCGATCACGGGCAGTGGCCACAGTCGGTGGGCCTGTCGGTGTGGGGCACCTCGGCGATGCGCACCGCCGGCGACGACATCGCCGAAGTGCTTGCGCTGCTTGGGGTGCGGCCAGTCTGGGATGACGCGTCCCGACGTGTCGTCGACCTCGCCGCCATTCCGCTGGCCGAGCTGGAGCGCCCGCGCATCGACGTCACCGTACGGATCTCCGGATTCTTCCGGGACGCCTTCCCGCACGTCGTCACCATGCTCGACGACGCGGTCCGGCTCGTCGCAGCGCTCGACGAGCCGGAAGAGGACAACTACGTGCGCGCCCACGCGCAGGCCGACCTCGCCCAGCACGGCGACCAACGGCGCGCCACCACAAGGATCTTCGGCTCCAAACCGGGCACCTACGGCGCCGGGCTGCTGCAGCTGATCGACAGCCGCAACTGGCGCGACGACGCCGACCTCGCGCAGGTGTACACCGCCTGGGGGGGATTCGCCTACGGCCGCAACCTGGACGGCCGCGAAGCGGTCGACGACATGAATCGCCAATACCGCCGAATCGCGGTGGCCGCCAAGAACACCGACACGCGCGAGCACGACATCGCCGACTCCGACGACTACTTCCAGTACCACGGTGGCATGGTCGCCACCGTACGTGCGCTCACCGGCCAGGCTCCGGCCGCCTACATCGGTGACAACACCCGACCCGACGCCATCCGGACCCGCACCCTATCGGAGGAGACGACCCGCGTATTCCGGGCCCGTGTGGTCAACCCGCGCTGGATGTCCGCGATGCGCCGGCACGGTTACAAAGGTGCGTTCGAAATGGCCGCGACCGTCGACTACTTGTTCGGCTACGACGCGACGGCCGGCGTGATGGCCGACTGGATGTACGAGCAACTCAGCGAGCGCTATGTGCTGGACCCGGAGAACCGCAAGTTTATGGACGAGTCCAATCCCTGGGCGCTGCACGGCATGGCGGAGCGGCTGCTGGAGGCGGCC
- a CDS encoding SDR family oxidoreductase: protein MTSSVAGKVVAITGGARGIGLAIATALHRVGAKVAIGDIDEAAADEARDRLGLPLALKLDVTDRPSFTEFLDTVENRLGPLDVVVNNAGVITVGSAVEEADDATRRLFDVNVHGVILGTKLAAQRMLPRRRGHVVNIGSLGSVLPTEGIATYCATKHAVLGYTDAVRMENRGKGVHFTVIMPTLTNTDMVAGVGHAKGFKNAEPEDVARAVVGVIEKPHPRVAIPRSLGLTVWAQRLMPLGVAEALGRALGSGRVFTSDLQRDQHDVYTRRTGLA, encoded by the coding sequence ATGACATCCTCGGTTGCCGGAAAAGTCGTCGCTATCACCGGAGGCGCGCGCGGGATCGGCCTGGCCATCGCCACCGCCCTACACCGCGTGGGCGCCAAGGTGGCCATCGGCGATATCGACGAAGCCGCCGCCGACGAAGCGCGCGACAGGCTGGGTTTGCCGCTGGCGTTGAAGTTGGACGTCACCGATCGGCCCTCGTTCACCGAGTTCCTCGACACAGTGGAGAACCGACTCGGGCCACTGGACGTTGTGGTCAACAACGCCGGCGTGATCACGGTGGGCAGCGCGGTCGAAGAAGCCGACGACGCCACCCGGCGCCTTTTCGACGTGAACGTCCACGGCGTCATCCTCGGCACCAAACTTGCGGCGCAACGGATGCTGCCCCGGCGCCGCGGACACGTCGTCAACATCGGGTCGCTGGGCAGCGTGCTCCCCACCGAAGGCATCGCAACCTATTGCGCCACAAAGCACGCCGTGCTCGGCTACACCGACGCCGTCCGCATGGAGAACCGGGGCAAGGGCGTGCACTTCACGGTGATCATGCCGACGCTGACCAACACCGACATGGTCGCCGGTGTCGGGCATGCCAAAGGCTTCAAGAACGCCGAACCCGAAGACGTTGCACGGGCGGTCGTCGGCGTGATCGAAAAGCCGCACCCGCGGGTCGCTATACCCCGCTCGTTGGGTCTTACGGTGTGGGCGCAGCGCCTCATGCCGCTGGGTGTCGCCGAAGCGCTCGGCCGTGCCCTGGGTTCCGGGCGGGTATTCACCAGCGACCTACAACGCGACCAGCACGATGTCTATACCCGGCGGACCGGACTGGCGTGA
- a CDS encoding molybdopterin-dependent oxidoreductase, with protein sequence MVAARSNERMLAGVAAASVALGVAQLASIPFGGQADARTAVGSAVVDLTPGPVKEWAIQTLGTLDKPFLAVVVLVVIATLAAIAGTLETRRRPLGSAVIAAGGLLGCAAVLSRQGATALHTIPTIAGAACGVLVLRMLTRRLEPGTDAPDEGTNRTDAGRRRLIVLGVLGFGVVSGVAGAVIGRLAHSVAADRRTFVLPTPRSSVPPVPAEVQPKGVALPRFITPSTDFYRIDTALVVPQLSHGDWRLRIHGMVDRESTYSFDDLARFDIVETVATLTCVSNPVGGKLISTGIWTGYRVADLLAAAGVHKDADMVLSTSVDGFTAGTPVQALTDGREALLAVGLNGQPLPVEHGYPARLVVPGLYGYVSATKWVVDLELTRFDRAQAYWTRQGWAAQAPVKNESRIDVPRSGQKVPLGPVVFGGVAWAQNRGVQAVEVRIGDGEWRPAELGASYSNETWRLWSFPWLAKTPGKQTITVRAIDNTGAVQTEQQTDPVPDGATGWHTVSFSVTEK encoded by the coding sequence ATGGTTGCCGCCCGGTCGAACGAGCGGATGCTTGCCGGGGTCGCCGCCGCATCCGTCGCACTCGGTGTCGCCCAGCTCGCGAGCATCCCGTTCGGCGGGCAGGCAGATGCGCGCACCGCCGTCGGCTCAGCCGTCGTCGACCTCACGCCGGGGCCCGTCAAGGAGTGGGCGATCCAGACACTCGGCACCCTGGACAAGCCCTTCCTGGCCGTCGTTGTGCTTGTGGTGATCGCGACTCTGGCGGCGATCGCCGGCACCCTCGAAACTCGGCGCCGACCGCTTGGCAGCGCGGTGATCGCCGCGGGCGGTCTTCTCGGGTGTGCGGCCGTGCTGTCGCGGCAAGGTGCGACCGCACTGCACACCATCCCGACTATCGCGGGCGCCGCCTGCGGCGTGCTGGTCCTGCGGATGCTCACCCGTCGACTCGAACCCGGCACCGATGCCCCGGACGAGGGCACTAACCGGACGGATGCCGGCAGGCGCAGGTTGATCGTTCTGGGCGTGCTCGGATTCGGAGTGGTCAGCGGCGTGGCCGGTGCGGTAATCGGTCGGCTGGCACATTCGGTGGCTGCCGACCGCAGGACGTTTGTGCTACCCACACCGAGGTCATCGGTACCTCCCGTACCTGCAGAGGTTCAACCGAAAGGTGTTGCGCTGCCGCGCTTCATCACACCCAGCACCGACTTCTACCGGATCGACACCGCACTCGTTGTTCCTCAACTCAGTCACGGCGACTGGCGGCTTCGCATTCACGGCATGGTCGACCGTGAAAGCACGTACAGCTTCGACGACCTCGCCCGCTTCGACATCGTCGAAACGGTGGCCACGCTGACCTGCGTATCAAATCCTGTTGGCGGGAAATTGATTTCGACGGGGATCTGGACGGGTTACCGGGTGGCGGATCTGCTGGCCGCCGCCGGGGTGCACAAGGACGCCGACATGGTGCTTTCGACGTCGGTCGACGGGTTCACCGCCGGCACGCCGGTGCAGGCGCTCACCGATGGCCGGGAAGCGCTGCTGGCCGTCGGCCTCAACGGTCAGCCGCTGCCCGTCGAACATGGCTATCCGGCCCGCCTGGTGGTGCCCGGACTCTACGGCTACGTGTCGGCCACCAAGTGGGTCGTCGATCTGGAGCTGACCCGATTCGACAGAGCACAGGCTTACTGGACGCGGCAGGGCTGGGCGGCGCAGGCGCCGGTCAAAAACGAGTCCCGGATCGACGTGCCGAGAAGCGGTCAGAAGGTGCCGCTCGGGCCGGTGGTGTTCGGCGGGGTTGCCTGGGCGCAGAATCGCGGGGTGCAGGCTGTGGAGGTCCGCATCGGTGACGGGGAATGGCGGCCCGCTGAACTGGGCGCAAGCTATTCCAACGAGACCTGGCGGTTATGGAGCTTTCCGTGGCTCGCGAAAACCCCTGGCAAGCAGACCATCACGGTCCGGGCGATCGACAACACCGGGGCTGTCCAAACGGAACAGCAGACTGATCCCGTGCCCGATGGCGCGACCGGCTGGCACACCGTCAGCTTCTCCGTAACGGAGAAGTAG
- a CDS encoding flavin-containing monooxygenase encodes MKQRALKVAIIGAGMSGICMAAKLQDADIESFTIFEKADDVGGTWRDNTYPGLTCDVPSRYYSYSFRPNPNWSHWLPPGGEIQQYFQQVADERGIRPHIRFGSTITRAEYDDGKWRLTTPDGEQTFDVLVTATGVLRVPRYPDIPGRDTFAGPAFHSSRWDHSVSLPDKRIGLIGTGSTGVQITAELGGKVRQLKVFQRTAQWIYPLPNPRYSKLTQKMLTRFTALNRLPYLFWGWFFRLVFGRAPIQPGWQRRLATAECRWNLRLSVRDPELRAKLTPNYQPMCKRQVMAGRFYRSVQQPGVDIITEPIDHIEARGIVTADGILHELDLLVFATGFDARAYVRPMEIIGEGGLTLDEAWADGPRAYRSIAVPGFPNLFMMIGPHSPIGNQSLIPIAEDQADYVMWWIEQLRAGRVVAAAPSEAATKQYNEDMKAAMPQTIWVSGCNSWYLGKDGLPELFPWTPETHHELLRHPELADFDVRTA; translated from the coding sequence GTGAAGCAGCGTGCACTGAAGGTCGCGATCATCGGCGCCGGAATGTCCGGTATCTGTATGGCAGCCAAGCTGCAGGACGCGGACATCGAATCGTTCACCATCTTCGAGAAGGCCGACGACGTCGGCGGCACGTGGCGCGACAACACCTATCCCGGGCTCACGTGTGACGTTCCGTCACGCTACTACTCGTATTCGTTTCGACCCAACCCGAATTGGTCGCACTGGCTACCACCGGGAGGGGAGATTCAGCAGTACTTCCAGCAGGTGGCCGACGAACGGGGCATTCGTCCGCACATCCGGTTCGGCAGCACCATCACCCGGGCCGAGTACGACGACGGGAAGTGGCGGCTCACCACCCCCGACGGCGAGCAGACTTTCGATGTCCTGGTCACCGCCACCGGAGTGCTGCGGGTGCCGCGCTATCCGGACATTCCCGGACGCGACACCTTCGCCGGGCCGGCGTTCCACTCCTCGCGCTGGGATCACTCGGTATCGTTGCCGGACAAGCGGATCGGCCTGATCGGGACCGGTTCCACCGGTGTGCAGATCACCGCGGAGCTGGGCGGCAAGGTGCGTCAACTCAAGGTCTTTCAGCGCACCGCGCAATGGATCTACCCGTTGCCCAACCCCCGCTATTCCAAGCTTACCCAGAAGATGCTGACACGATTCACAGCCCTGAACCGGTTGCCGTACCTGTTCTGGGGATGGTTCTTCCGTTTGGTGTTCGGCCGCGCCCCGATCCAGCCGGGCTGGCAACGCCGGCTCGCCACTGCCGAATGTCGGTGGAACCTGCGGCTTTCAGTGCGGGATCCAGAGTTGCGCGCCAAACTCACGCCGAACTACCAGCCGATGTGCAAGCGGCAGGTGATGGCCGGGCGCTTCTACCGGTCGGTGCAGCAGCCAGGTGTCGACATCATCACCGAGCCGATCGACCACATCGAGGCGCGCGGCATCGTCACCGCCGACGGCATCCTGCACGAATTGGATCTGCTGGTGTTCGCCACCGGGTTCGACGCCCGGGCCTATGTGCGGCCGATGGAGATCATCGGTGAAGGTGGGCTCACTTTGGACGAGGCCTGGGCCGACGGTCCGAGGGCCTACCGGTCCATCGCGGTACCGGGATTCCCCAATCTGTTCATGATGATCGGACCGCACTCGCCGATCGGCAACCAGTCGCTGATTCCGATCGCCGAGGATCAGGCGGACTACGTCATGTGGTGGATCGAGCAGCTGCGCGCCGGCCGGGTCGTTGCCGCCGCGCCCTCCGAGGCAGCTACCAAGCAGTACAACGAAGACATGAAAGCCGCTATGCCGCAAACGATCTGGGTCAGTGGCTGCAACAGCTGGTATCTGGGCAAGGACGGGTTGCCGGAGCTGTTCCCGTGGACGCCGGAGACTCACCATGAACTGCTGCGTCACCCCGAGCTCGCCGATTTCGACGTGCGGACAGCCTGA
- the cobG gene encoding precorrin-3B synthase, producing the protein MARIRDSDACPGALQVHEAADGALVRVRVPGGMLSAGQLATLARISSEFGSATLELTGRGNVQLRAVADVVRVAEAIAGAGLLPSATHERVRNIVASPLSGRVGGNVDLRPWIGELDAAICAEPRLAQLGGRFWFSLDDGRGDVSGLHADVGVHVFPDGPVLLLAGRDSGVRVTDVCQSLVDAALRFLDVRGNAWRVTELNNPGDLAPGAVPGAEFPPSGRAPVGWIPQDDGRVTLGAAVPLGILPARVAEFLAAIEAPLVITPWRSVLVCDLSEEVADTVLRVLAPLGLIFDENSPWLSVSACTGSPGCAHSAADVRADAAQALDADHPVHRHFVGCERACGSPVSGEVLVATGTGYRLLRS; encoded by the coding sequence GTGGCCAGAATCCGCGACTCCGACGCCTGCCCGGGAGCGTTGCAGGTGCATGAAGCTGCGGATGGAGCGCTGGTGCGGGTGCGAGTGCCGGGCGGCATGCTCTCTGCCGGCCAGTTGGCGACGCTGGCACGCATCTCAAGTGAATTCGGGTCGGCGACGTTAGAACTCACGGGGCGGGGCAATGTGCAGTTGCGGGCCGTCGCCGATGTCGTGCGAGTCGCCGAGGCGATCGCCGGGGCTGGACTGCTGCCGTCGGCCACCCACGAACGCGTACGCAACATCGTGGCGTCGCCGCTATCCGGCCGCGTCGGAGGCAATGTCGACCTGCGACCGTGGATCGGTGAACTGGACGCGGCGATCTGCGCCGAACCCCGACTGGCCCAACTGGGCGGCCGGTTCTGGTTCAGTCTCGACGATGGCCGCGGCGACGTCTCGGGTTTGCACGCCGATGTGGGCGTTCACGTGTTCCCCGACGGCCCGGTATTGCTGTTGGCGGGCCGGGATTCGGGCGTGCGGGTCACCGACGTCTGTCAGAGCCTGGTCGACGCGGCGCTGCGATTTCTCGATGTGCGGGGAAATGCCTGGCGGGTAACCGAATTGAACAACCCCGGTGATCTGGCGCCGGGGGCCGTTCCGGGTGCCGAATTCCCTCCCTCCGGCAGGGCGCCGGTGGGCTGGATTCCGCAGGACGACGGCCGCGTCACCTTGGGAGCGGCCGTGCCGCTCGGAATTCTTCCCGCCCGGGTCGCCGAATTCTTGGCCGCCATCGAGGCGCCCCTGGTGATCACGCCCTGGCGGTCGGTGCTGGTGTGTGACCTCAGCGAGGAGGTCGCCGATACCGTGCTGCGGGTGCTGGCGCCATTGGGCCTGATCTTCGACGAGAACTCCCCGTGGCTGTCCGTCAGCGCGTGCACCGGCAGCCCCGGCTGCGCCCACTCCGCCGCCGACGTCCGGGCCGATGCAGCGCAGGCGCTCGACGCCGACCACCCGGTGCACCGGCACTTCGTCGGGTGTGAACGCGCATGCGGCAGCCCGGTGTCCGGTGAGGTATTGGTCGCCACCGGCACGGGTTACCGGCTGCTGAGGTCTTAA
- a CDS encoding oxygenase MpaB family protein, giving the protein MSIPGGPDWREPVVSTRIDLGPTSLLWRWAGDMRIAFEGGTAGLMQTMHPAIGQGLIDHSNFFDDPVDRVFRSLPGILGTIYDGAEANETGHRVRDFHREIKGQLPDGQRYHALKPETYWWAHATFQVMVHRLAEYWDVHRLTDREREQLYQEGCEWYRRYGISESVLPPTLIEFNREYQRYCAEVLQPNAASDFLIEFIQRTAIPDMSASPDYPSTPLLKPIMDALLPTMPVRTALAPPMRLVIFGGLPPIVRERFGIGWSGVDETSYRAVRATIRQGWRAIPAALKWHDAARKGWLRELGSVPRRL; this is encoded by the coding sequence ATGTCTATACCCGGCGGACCGGACTGGCGTGAGCCTGTGGTGAGCACACGCATCGATTTGGGCCCGACGTCGCTGTTGTGGCGCTGGGCGGGTGACATGCGGATCGCCTTCGAGGGCGGTACGGCCGGGCTGATGCAGACGATGCATCCCGCCATCGGCCAGGGTCTCATCGACCACTCGAACTTCTTCGACGATCCGGTCGACCGGGTGTTCCGTTCGCTGCCAGGCATTCTCGGCACCATCTATGACGGAGCCGAAGCGAACGAGACCGGACACAGGGTGCGCGATTTCCACCGGGAGATCAAGGGGCAGTTGCCCGACGGGCAGCGGTATCACGCGTTGAAGCCGGAGACGTACTGGTGGGCGCACGCCACCTTCCAGGTGATGGTGCACCGACTCGCCGAGTACTGGGATGTGCACCGGCTCACCGATCGCGAGCGCGAGCAGCTCTACCAAGAGGGCTGCGAATGGTATCGACGATATGGCATTTCCGAATCGGTGCTGCCCCCGACTTTGATCGAGTTCAACCGGGAATATCAGCGCTACTGCGCCGAGGTGCTGCAGCCGAACGCGGCGTCGGACTTTCTGATCGAGTTCATCCAGCGCACGGCGATCCCCGACATGAGTGCCTCGCCGGACTATCCGAGCACTCCCCTGCTGAAACCGATCATGGACGCTCTGCTGCCCACCATGCCCGTCCGCACCGCGCTTGCTCCGCCCATGCGCCTGGTGATCTTCGGTGGCCTGCCGCCAATTGTGCGCGAGCGGTTCGGGATTGGTTGGTCCGGCGTCGACGAGACCAGTTACCGCGCGGTGCGCGCGACCATCAGACAGGGTTGGCGCGCCATACCCGCAGCGCTGAAATGGCACGATGCGGCCCGTAAGGGCTGGTTGCGGGAACTGGGCAGCGTCCCCCGCCGCCTGTAG